The Rhodoferax sediminis genome has a segment encoding these proteins:
- the nth gene encoding endonuclease III: protein MKKENIEPFFAALKAANPQPNTELEYTSVFELLTAVLLSAQATDVGVNKATRRLFAVANTPQKILDLGQEGLESYIKTIGLFRSKAKHLMETCRILVAQHGGVVPRTREALEALPGVGRKTANVVLNVAFGEPTMAVDTHIFRVANRTGLAPGKTPYEVEMQLMKRVPPEYLVDAHHWLILLGRYVCVARKPQCWRCGVAQFCDYAPKTPAP, encoded by the coding sequence ATGAAGAAAGAAAACATCGAGCCGTTTTTTGCCGCGTTGAAGGCGGCCAATCCCCAGCCCAATACCGAATTGGAGTATACGAGCGTGTTCGAACTGCTCACTGCCGTGCTGCTGTCGGCGCAGGCCACCGACGTGGGGGTGAACAAGGCGACGCGCCGCCTGTTTGCGGTGGCCAACACGCCGCAGAAAATCCTGGACCTCGGGCAAGAGGGCCTGGAGAGCTACATCAAGACCATCGGCCTGTTCCGCAGCAAGGCCAAACATTTGATGGAGACCTGCCGCATCCTCGTGGCGCAGCACGGCGGCGTGGTGCCGCGCACGCGCGAGGCGCTGGAGGCCCTGCCCGGCGTGGGCCGCAAGACGGCCAACGTGGTGCTGAACGTGGCGTTTGGCGAGCCCACGATGGCGGTGGACACGCACATCTTTCGCGTCGCAAACCGCACCGGCCTGGCGCCGGGCAAGACGCCCTACGAGGTGGAGATGCAACTCATGAAGCGCGTGCCGCCCGAATATCTGGTGGACGCGCACCACTGGCTGATCTTGCTTGGCCGCTATGTGTGCGTGGCGCGCAAGCCGCAATGCTGGCGCTGCGGCGTGGCGCAGTTTTGCGACTATGCACCCAAGACACCGGCGCCTTGA